The proteins below come from a single Odontesthes bonariensis isolate fOdoBon6 chromosome 18, fOdoBon6.hap1, whole genome shotgun sequence genomic window:
- the LOC142368212 gene encoding uncharacterized protein C17orf113-like: MAGQRNGFTKGSTNLRMSALIEHSQSNDHVSALHLKPQQVVMKSHCEKATESSKKKLSSQLKIVFHMAKHVIPSNQFVAQTELLRALEAPDFVTTDGIYHHSDSVDDMEKALEDVVMNQIQEKIKRSDFVGLIIDETVNITVNKKLIVYLKLEMEGKVETCFLGNYDVDCGTARCIYDRLVAVLREMDVELSCVIGLGSDGASVMMGRHGGVGALLKQANPFSIQVHCVAHRAALAALDAEKSVNNITSYKNTISSVYSFYKHSATRTNRLRQLTAELHDEDMVSLKQPCAVRWLSLHRAVKAMKHNWPAVVMELTEEALRGNAKAQGLLGQIQSYSFIALTHALADMLPVMTKLNLVFQKDDVNLSSIRPVVQASVAAFTQFRDAPGPEEENFLAGYEDGKYMDIKVTNASERSIQAFRKVRERFVQHLIDALQDRFPEDCLDLLHCFDTLLNPRRYPPSQNALQEYAEPAIRTVVSHFTTVESADTTPLINTIALRRDALAVMTALRGYGGLQFATACEVLIRDFIEIYPEWAKLAKIACVIPVSSVPAERGFSLQNRIKTKQRSRLAEHKVTRLMRIASCGETLQTFNFLLAADNFNMAKKRKR, encoded by the exons ATGGCCGGACAACGCAATGGTTTTACAAAAGGATCGACTAATTTGAGAATGTCCGCTCTAATTGAACACAGCCAAAGCAATGACCATGTCTCCGCGCTCCATTTAAAGCCACAGCAGGTTGTCATGAAAAGCCACTGCGAGAAGGCCACGGAAAGTTCAAAGAAAAAGTTGTCATCGCAGCTCAAAATTGTCTTCCATATGGCCAAACATGTCATTCCTTCAAACCAGTTTGTTGCGCAGACAGAGCTTCTGCGAGCTCTCGAGGCTCCAGACTTCGTCACTACCGATGGTATTTATCACCACAGTGACTCTGTTGATGACATGGAGAAGGCATTAGAAGATGTGGTGATGAATCAGatacaggaaaaaataaaaaggagtgACTTTGTTGGACTGATCATCGACGAAACAGTAAACATCACAGTTAACAAAAAGTTGATCGTTTATCTAAAGCTGGAAATGGAAGGAAAGGTGGAGACGTGCTTTCTTGGAAATTACGATGTGGACTGCGGGACCGCAAGATGCATTTATGATCGCCTAGTCGCTGTGCTTCGGGAAATGGATGTTGAACTGTCTTGTGTCATTGGCCTGGGTTCAGATGGTGCAAGCGTAATGATGGGGAGGCATGGTGGGGTTGGTGCTTTGCTTAAGCAGGCGAATCCCTTCTCCATACAAGTGCACTGCGTGGCCCACAGAGCGGCTCTTGCTGCCCTGGACGCAGAAAAGTCCGTCAACAACATCACATCTTACAAAAACACAATCTCATCAGTGTACTCCTTCTACAAGCACTCAGCAACAAGAACAAACCGGCTGCGCCAACTTACAGCTGAACTCCACGACGAGGACATGGTCAGCCTCAAGCAGCCTTGCGCAGTGCGCTGGCTATCCCTACACAGGGCGGTGAAGGCCATGAAACACAACTGGCCAGCTGTGGTCATGGAGCTAACTGAAGAGGCCTTGAGAGGAAATGCAAAAGCGCAAGGACTGCTAGGTCAAATCCAGAGCTACAGCTTCATAGCCCTGACTCACGCATTGGCCGATATGCTACCTGTGATGACCAAGCTGAATTTAGTGTTTCAGAAAGACGACGTCAATCTCTCCAGTATCCGACCAGTAGTGCAAGCATCTGTCGCGGCATTCACACAGTTCCGAGATGCCCCGGGTCCAGAAGAGGAAAATTTCCTGGCAGGCTATGAAGACGGCAAGTACATGGATATAAAAGTGACCAACGCAAGCGAGCGCTCAATCCAAGCTTTCAGAAAAGTCAGAGAACGGTTTGTTCAACATCTGATAGATGCCTTACAAGACAGATTCCCCGAAGACTGCTTGGATCTACTTCACTGCTTCGACACCCTCCTCAATCCTCGTAGATATCCTCCATCACAGAATG ctcttcaaGAATATGCAGAACCAGCGATCAGAACGGTTGTTTCCCATTTTACAACTGTTGAGTCTGCAGACACCACTCCTCTTATTAATACCATTGCCCTGCGACGAGATGCCCTCGCTGTGATGACAGCGCTCCGTGGCTATGGGGGATTGCAATTCGCCACAGCCTGTGAAGTCCTCATTCGGGACTTCATCGAAATCTATCCAGAGTGGGCCAAGCTCGCCAAAATAGCTTGTGTGATCCCAGTTTCCAGTGTTCCCGCAGAGAGGGGGTTTTCGCTGCAGAACCGAATCAAGACCAAGCAGCGAAGTCGCCTCGCAGAGCACAAAGTTACGCGCCTTATGCGCATCGCCAGCTGCGGAGAGACATTACAAACTTTCAATTTCTTGTTGGCAGCTGATAATTTCAACATGGCCAAAAAACGTAAAAGGTAG